A genomic segment from Aegilops tauschii subsp. strangulata cultivar AL8/78 chromosome 1, Aet v6.0, whole genome shotgun sequence encodes:
- the LOC141026653 gene encoding uncharacterized protein: MAFEKDYAARADGNTKICVKYMNKASCVEYCIGRFKYWLRNDDQKIVALDVEYTWPRGPTQMAAVVQLCVGIYVLVYHISIANEHCGLLAAFLLDEEYTFVGVDINNDDKKLKPVGLVVQNFVDIQNMWRVPDPVTIKPKYGLADYASSIIHHSYNKMKDAITEDDHHIWAEASLPLKNIYYASMDADATYDVYMRLVNFQKGFESQRQHLAKPSRRSKKSGRKNEST, encoded by the coding sequence ATGGCGTTCGAGAAAGATTATGCTGCTAGGGCAGATGGAAATACCAAAATTTGTGTGAAGTACATGAACAAGGCTAGCTGTGTTGAGTACTGCATTGGCAGATTCAAATACTGGCTGCGGAACGACGACCAGAAGATAGTTGCACTGGATGTGGAGTACACCTGGCCTCGTGGTCCGACACAGATGGCGGCCGTGGTCCAGTTATGCGTTGGCATCTACGTCCTCGTGTACCACATAAGCATTGCTAATGAGCACTGCGGCCTGCTTGCCGCCTTCCTGCTCGACGAGGAGTACACCTTTGTTGGCGTGGACATCAACAATGACGACAAAAAACTCAAGCCTGTTGGTCTGGTGGTACAAAACTTTGTGGATATCCAGAATATGTGGAGAGTGCCTGATCCAGTGACGATTAAGCCAAAGTATGGCTTGGCTGACTACGCTAGTTCCATCATCCACCACAGCTACAACAAGATGAAGGACGCTATCACAGAAGATGACCACCATATATGGGCAGAAGCGTCCTTGCCCTTGAAGAACATCTATTATGCTTCCATGGACGCGGATGCCACCTACGATGTATACATGCGGTTGGTGAACTTCCAGAAGGGGTTCGAGAGTCAGCGCCAGCATCTCGCCAAACCATCTAGGCGGTCAAAGAAGTCCGGAAGGAAGAATGAATCAACCTAA